One genomic region from Natrinema caseinilyticum encodes:
- the epsC gene encoding serine O-acetyltransferase EpsC, with protein sequence MTDTHTEPVQDALLGSYDDDDISVPQQSGRDRDRSTVREEVSLLRKLLFPQCWCVEPYATRSAVSEKLDRLGDLFVSGIELYSKPNARAIVDEVLQRLPDVRAQLTDDVEAAYKGDPAAKSELEIIRCYPGFLAVTVHRVAHLLYRHGAPEYARELAEAAKTTTGIDIHPGATIGSHFFVDHGTGVVIGETATIGDWVRLYQDVTLGTLHFKDRKESPHMLEKGYERHPTIGDHVVIGAGANVMGPISIGDHAKIGSNSWVTDDVPEHTTVYVSNQVEMKRREESPVRGE encoded by the coding sequence ATGACCGACACACACACGGAACCAGTCCAGGACGCACTCCTGGGATCGTACGACGACGACGATATCAGTGTCCCGCAGCAATCGGGACGTGACCGCGACAGATCGACCGTCCGCGAGGAAGTGTCCCTCCTCAGGAAACTTCTGTTCCCGCAGTGCTGGTGCGTGGAACCGTACGCCACTCGCTCGGCCGTCAGCGAGAAACTCGATCGGCTGGGGGACCTCTTCGTATCGGGGATCGAATTATACTCGAAGCCCAACGCTCGAGCGATCGTCGACGAGGTCCTGCAACGGCTTCCCGACGTCCGCGCGCAACTCACAGACGACGTCGAGGCCGCGTACAAAGGCGACCCGGCCGCGAAGAGCGAACTCGAGATCATTCGATGCTATCCGGGATTTCTCGCCGTCACGGTCCATCGGGTGGCGCATCTGCTGTATCGACACGGCGCCCCCGAGTACGCGAGGGAGCTCGCGGAGGCGGCGAAGACGACGACCGGCATCGATATCCATCCCGGTGCGACGATCGGGAGTCACTTCTTCGTCGATCACGGGACGGGCGTCGTGATCGGCGAAACCGCGACGATCGGCGACTGGGTTCGGCTGTATCAGGACGTAACCCTGGGCACCCTCCATTTCAAGGACCGAAAGGAGAGTCCCCACATGCTCGAGAAAGGGTACGAGCGCCATCCGACCATCGGCGATCACGTCGTCATCGGCGCCGGTGCCAACGTCATGGGTCCGATTTCGATCGGGGACCACGCGAAGATCGGGTCGAATTCGTGGGTCACCGACGACGTTCCCGAACACACCACCGTCTACGTCTCGAATCAGGTCGAAATGAAACGGCGAGAGGAGTCTCCGGTCCGGGGTGAGTAA
- a CDS encoding VOC family protein: MPTEPTNPVTPELPDSPVHMTGTDHITIWGSNEADTIEFYRDLLGMPLVLRQPNLDDPSQTHLFFDTGDGRILTFFVSDDRPSNQRGQPGGVGAVHHLCFSVEPDEYEDTMAALEEAGHHYNVFDRGIFHSIYTRDNNGLVIELSTDKYEFPDDRRGEVLAKAQELREEDGAEYAKDEHLRGAIEAVGLEVVEHDLPDASAGTGGLE, translated from the coding sequence ATGCCTACCGAACCCACCAACCCTGTCACGCCAGAACTGCCCGACAGCCCCGTCCACATGACGGGCACCGACCACATTACGATCTGGGGAAGCAACGAAGCGGACACGATCGAGTTCTACCGCGACCTCCTCGGGATGCCGCTGGTCCTCCGACAGCCGAACCTCGACGACCCCTCGCAGACGCACCTGTTCTTCGACACGGGCGACGGTCGCATCCTGACGTTCTTCGTCAGTGACGATCGCCCGTCGAACCAGCGCGGCCAGCCCGGTGGCGTCGGCGCCGTCCACCACCTCTGTTTCAGCGTCGAGCCCGACGAGTACGAGGACACGATGGCGGCTCTGGAGGAAGCCGGCCACCACTACAACGTCTTCGACCGCGGCATCTTTCACTCGATCTACACCCGCGACAACAACGGCCTCGTCATCGAACTCTCGACTGACAAGTACGAGTTCCCAGACGACCGCCGCGGCGAGGTGCTGGCGAAAGCACAGGAACTCCGCGAGGAAGACGGCGCGGAGTACGCGAAGGACGAACACCTCCGCGGAGCGATCGAGGCGGTCGGCCTCGAGGTCGTCGAACACGACCTGCCCGACGCCAGTGCTGGCACCGGTGGTCTCGAATGA
- a CDS encoding PQQ-binding-like beta-propeller repeat protein, with amino-acid sequence MESAYLNTMSFAGSETMDGPAASWPQLQFDAANSGNADTSGPAKPLHTAWRFQSVGEYGCASAPAMADDTLYFVSNDTGDGGTADGGYSGIVHAVDASGTERWRTRTTVAQSSPAVADGNVFVAGRGGPLLALDASTGDQRWSFGDASTFEGSPTVADGTVFLATSASDDGLVFALNAADGTVKWSAGADVPGSPMEVTAVAVANDVAYFGVGTDASEGALYAVDAETGDRRWRVDFPRVGRHPGNLAPPTIGNGRVFFATNNALFAFGSDGTEQWREEIRGFTPRFYTEQSPAVADGAVFFLDGDGLIAVDAATGGRLWQFDPSSVTVSSSPVVADGTLYVGTEQAGMYALDATTGDPVGQCRPRPDARVITPPAVVDGTAYVGAFSRTGNAALGVTALETGRDATASAEPTASFAVVPDEILREMPVQFENQSDAFGDFDAEADDVEYRWDFDGDGAVEQTTMNKDRPLEYTYEESGRHEVTLTVRNSYGWTVSTTKSVEVAEERYEPPTARIETEPPNADEKTLEAGDTVILDASASSNGSRDIVSYEWTTDSCETSAGERISVGLHEPCGEWRVRLTVTDELGVSTETSIVLTTGT; translated from the coding sequence ATGGAATCAGCTTATCTGAACACGATGTCCTTCGCGGGGTCCGAAACCATGGACGGCCCTGCCGCGAGTTGGCCCCAGCTCCAGTTCGACGCAGCTAATTCCGGAAACGCTGATACGTCCGGCCCGGCGAAACCCCTCCACACGGCGTGGCGGTTTCAGTCCGTCGGGGAATACGGTTGCGCCTCCGCACCCGCGATGGCGGACGACACGCTGTACTTCGTTTCGAACGACACCGGCGACGGCGGCACCGCCGACGGCGGTTACTCGGGAATCGTCCACGCAGTAGACGCTAGTGGGACCGAGCGTTGGCGTACCCGCACGACGGTGGCACAGTCCTCACCTGCGGTCGCCGATGGGAACGTGTTCGTCGCCGGGCGCGGCGGTCCCCTCCTCGCGCTCGACGCCAGTACCGGCGACCAACGATGGTCGTTCGGCGACGCGAGTACCTTCGAGGGCTCGCCGACGGTCGCCGACGGAACCGTCTTTCTCGCTACCAGTGCGTCAGACGACGGACTCGTATTCGCCCTGAACGCAGCAGATGGGACCGTCAAGTGGTCCGCTGGGGCTGACGTTCCCGGCAGTCCGATGGAGGTGACGGCCGTCGCCGTGGCGAACGACGTCGCGTACTTCGGCGTCGGGACGGACGCCAGCGAGGGTGCGCTGTACGCAGTCGACGCCGAAACGGGCGACCGGCGCTGGCGTGTCGATTTCCCCCGGGTAGGCCGTCATCCCGGAAATCTCGCACCGCCAACGATCGGCAATGGACGGGTGTTTTTCGCCACGAATAACGCGCTGTTCGCGTTCGGATCGGACGGCACCGAACAGTGGCGGGAGGAGATACGCGGATTCACGCCCCGCTTTTACACTGAACAATCGCCCGCCGTCGCTGACGGAGCGGTTTTCTTCCTCGACGGTGACGGACTGATCGCCGTCGATGCTGCCACTGGCGGCCGTCTATGGCAGTTCGATCCCTCGAGCGTCACCGTTAGCAGTTCACCGGTGGTCGCCGACGGGACGCTTTACGTCGGGACGGAACAAGCGGGGATGTACGCACTCGATGCCACCACCGGCGACCCGGTAGGGCAGTGCCGACCGAGACCGGACGCGCGGGTTATCACTCCACCAGCGGTAGTCGACGGAACAGCGTACGTCGGTGCCTTTTCCCGGACCGGGAACGCGGCTCTCGGGGTGACCGCGCTGGAAACCGGACGCGACGCCACCGCCTCGGCAGAACCCACCGCGTCGTTCGCCGTCGTCCCCGACGAGATACTCCGTGAAATGCCCGTGCAGTTCGAAAACCAATCGGATGCGTTCGGCGACTTCGACGCCGAGGCCGACGATGTCGAGTATCGCTGGGACTTCGACGGCGACGGGGCGGTCGAGCAGACGACGATGAATAAGGATCGACCTCTCGAGTACACGTACGAGGAGAGCGGTCGCCACGAAGTGACGCTCACGGTGAGGAACTCGTACGGATGGACTGTCTCGACGACGAAGTCCGTCGAGGTTGCCGAGGAACGCTACGAACCACCGACGGCTCGCATCGAGACGGAGCCACCGAACGCCGACGAGAAGACCTTGGAGGCCGGGGATACGGTGATTCTCGACGCTTCCGCGTCGTCGAACGGATCGCGGGATATCGTCTCCTACGAGTGGACGACCGACAGTTGTGAAACGTCGGCGGGCGAACGGATCAGCGTCGGTCTCCACGAACCGTGTGGTGAGTGGCGGGTTCGGCTCACGGTCACCGATGAACTCGGTGTGAGTACCGAAACGAGCATCGTACTGACGACCGGCACGTAA
- a CDS encoding VOC family protein: MAAIGFNHVTVYGDDVDELVAFYTRVFDLEQVQAPNLGVPAAWLRCGDGQLHLVHRETAAPQYHHFALTVDDFETVYRLARAEDLFDEQLAPDGRLPIFKLPDGSIQMYVRDPAGNLIEVDWPTEATLSDTVREQIVDRSDEHPQSEAQAQAELFTTS, encoded by the coding sequence ATGGCCGCAATCGGTTTCAATCACGTCACGGTGTACGGCGACGACGTCGACGAACTCGTGGCGTTCTACACGCGCGTGTTCGATCTCGAGCAGGTACAGGCACCCAACCTCGGCGTTCCGGCCGCGTGGCTGCGCTGTGGAGACGGACAACTCCACCTCGTCCACCGGGAGACCGCGGCCCCGCAGTACCACCACTTCGCGTTGACGGTCGACGACTTCGAGACGGTCTATCGGCTGGCTCGAGCGGAGGACCTGTTCGACGAGCAACTGGCCCCGGACGGTCGCCTCCCGATATTCAAGCTCCCCGACGGCAGTATCCAGATGTACGTTCGCGACCCGGCCGGCAACCTGATCGAGGTCGATTGGCCAACCGAGGCGACGCTTTCCGACACCGTTCGGGAACAGATCGTCGACCGAAGCGACGAACATCCGCAGTCGGAAGCGCAGGCGCAGGCCGAACTGTTCACGACATCGTAG
- a CDS encoding alpha/beta hydrolase gives MSAGDRVDGPHQGQRLVMGGTDLEDAVAALVLTHGRGATARGMIRLARDVHRDGVALLAPQAARRTWYPNSFLAPVDRNEPGRRSGLRAIGDAIERANDAGIPTERIVLAGFSQGGCLASEYLARNPRRYGGLAVLSGGLIGDELDDEYPGDLEGTPVFLGCSDVDPHIPEARVHETAAVLESMGAAVTKRLYEGLGHGVTDDELEFVSGMVADLVD, from the coding sequence ATGAGCGCGGGTGACCGCGTGGACGGCCCGCACCAGGGCCAGCGACTCGTGATGGGCGGGACGGACCTCGAGGACGCCGTGGCGGCACTCGTCCTCACCCACGGCCGCGGGGCGACCGCTCGCGGGATGATCCGGCTGGCCCGCGACGTCCACCGGGATGGCGTTGCACTGCTCGCGCCGCAGGCGGCCCGCCGGACCTGGTATCCGAACTCGTTTCTCGCCCCCGTCGACCGCAACGAGCCCGGCCGTCGGTCCGGCTTACGGGCGATCGGCGACGCGATCGAACGGGCGAACGATGCCGGGATACCGACCGAACGGATCGTGCTGGCGGGCTTCTCGCAGGGCGGCTGTCTCGCCAGCGAATACCTCGCCCGGAATCCGCGACGGTACGGCGGCCTCGCGGTCTTGAGCGGCGGGTTGATCGGCGACGAACTGGACGACGAGTACCCCGGCGACCTCGAGGGGACGCCGGTCTTCCTCGGCTGTAGCGACGTCGACCCGCACATTCCGGAAGCGCGCGTCCACGAGACGGCCGCGGTGCTCGAGTCCATGGGCGCGGCCGTGACGAAGCGACTGTACGAGGGACTGGGCCACGGCGTCACCGACGACGAACTCGAGTTCGTCTCGGGGATGGTCGCCGATCTCGTCGACTGA
- a CDS encoding FAD-dependent oxidoreductase — translation MSDETTADDVSVIVVGGGPAGLSAALFTAKNGLETTVFDTDETWMHKAHLFNYLGIGSVGGSEFMATARQQVDDFGVDRRQGAAVTAINETDDGFAVETENGSEVADYVVLATGANRDLAEDLGCEFSSEDTVDVGVEMETSVDGVYATGAMVRAEEWQAAISVGDGAAAALNILSSVRGEHFHDFDVPDDAASVFAGHVAE, via the coding sequence ATGAGTGACGAGACGACTGCGGACGATGTATCGGTGATCGTTGTCGGCGGCGGTCCGGCCGGACTGAGCGCGGCGCTGTTTACCGCGAAAAACGGCCTCGAGACGACGGTATTCGACACCGACGAGACGTGGATGCACAAGGCCCACCTGTTCAATTACCTCGGGATCGGCTCCGTCGGCGGCAGCGAGTTCATGGCGACGGCCCGACAGCAGGTCGACGATTTCGGCGTCGACCGCCGGCAGGGAGCGGCCGTGACCGCCATCAACGAGACCGACGACGGGTTCGCGGTCGAGACCGAGAACGGGAGCGAGGTGGCCGATTACGTCGTCCTCGCGACGGGAGCCAACCGCGACCTCGCCGAGGACCTCGGCTGCGAATTCTCTTCGGAGGATACCGTCGACGTCGGCGTCGAGATGGAGACGAGCGTCGACGGCGTGTACGCGACCGGCGCGATGGTCCGCGCGGAGGAGTGGCAGGCCGCGATTTCGGTCGGCGACGGCGCCGCCGCAGCGCTCAACATCCTCTCGAGCGTCCGAGGCGAACACTTCCACGACTTCGACGTGCCAGACGACGCCGCGAGCGTCTTCGCGGGGCACGTCGCGGAGTAA
- a CDS encoding sulfurtransferase: protein MTIETVPSLVEPEWLETRLEAPELRVVDCTVHLSFDSETGERRTESGRSDWERGHVPGSVFADIPTDLSAADPAYPYQRPSPEKFADAVEELGIGDDSRVVLYDAAGNGWAARVWWLLRAFGFDRAAILNGGWERWTAEDRPVSTAPSADREATFTPDPRPDRFVEKEAVLEAIDDDACSLVNALRPEDHAGTGLVKYGRPGRIPGSVNVPAVGDDAFVDPEDKTYLPRAALRDRFAEAGVTDSERVITYCGGGIAASNAAFALSLLGVDEVAVYDGSLSEWGRTDLPMETD, encoded by the coding sequence ATGACTATCGAGACCGTCCCGTCTCTGGTCGAACCGGAGTGGCTCGAGACCCGATTGGAAGCGCCGGAGTTACGCGTCGTCGACTGTACGGTTCACCTCAGCTTCGACTCCGAAACGGGGGAGCGGCGAACCGAATCCGGCCGTTCGGACTGGGAGCGCGGTCACGTTCCGGGGAGCGTGTTCGCGGATATCCCGACCGACCTCTCGGCGGCCGACCCGGCGTATCCGTATCAACGACCGTCGCCCGAGAAATTCGCCGACGCCGTGGAGGAGTTGGGGATCGGCGACGACTCGAGGGTCGTTCTCTACGACGCGGCCGGAAACGGGTGGGCCGCGCGGGTCTGGTGGTTGCTGCGGGCGTTCGGCTTCGATCGCGCGGCGATCCTGAACGGCGGGTGGGAGCGGTGGACCGCCGAGGATCGGCCCGTCTCCACCGCCCCGTCGGCGGATCGGGAGGCGACGTTCACACCCGATCCGCGACCGGATCGATTCGTCGAGAAGGAGGCGGTTCTGGAGGCCATCGACGACGACGCGTGCTCGCTGGTCAACGCGCTCCGGCCGGAGGATCACGCCGGGACCGGCCTCGTGAAGTACGGCCGTCCGGGGCGAATCCCGGGGAGCGTCAACGTTCCGGCCGTCGGCGACGACGCGTTCGTCGATCCCGAGGACAAAACGTATCTCCCTCGAGCGGCACTCCGCGATCGATTCGCCGAGGCCGGCGTGACCGATAGCGAGCGCGTCATCACCTACTGTGGCGGCGGCATCGCCGCGAGCAACGCCGCGTTCGCGTTGTCCCTGCTCGGCGTGGACGAGGTGGCCGTTTACGACGGGTCGCTGTCGGAGTGGGGACGGACCGACCTCCCCATGGAGACGGACTGA
- a CDS encoding universal stress protein — protein MAVLVAYDASEPAQKAVEHAFTTYPDHEIVLLRVIEAADGAPSASVKIAQDMIREREEEVAEEFPDETWEIVGDPDLEFRTELVAGNPSREIVSYAADNDIDHIIVGSHGRSGLSRVLLGSVAEKVVRRSPVPVTVMR, from the coding sequence ATGGCAGTCCTCGTCGCCTACGACGCTTCGGAACCCGCACAGAAGGCAGTCGAACACGCGTTCACCACGTATCCCGACCACGAGATCGTGCTGCTGCGCGTCATCGAAGCGGCGGACGGGGCCCCGAGCGCCAGCGTCAAGATCGCACAGGATATGATTCGGGAGCGAGAGGAGGAGGTCGCCGAGGAGTTCCCGGACGAGACCTGGGAGATCGTCGGCGATCCCGACCTCGAGTTCCGGACCGAACTCGTCGCCGGGAACCCGTCACGCGAAATCGTCTCGTACGCGGCGGACAACGACATCGATCACATCATCGTCGGCAGCCACGGTCGGTCCGGTCTCTCCCGCGTCTTGCTCGGGAGCGTCGCGGAAAAGGTCGTCCGTCGGTCACCGGTGCCGGTCACCGTCATGCGCTGA
- a CDS encoding aminopeptidase — protein sequence MDPRIREHAEIIATHSVDLKEGDNVVVDAHPVAEDLVVALHEVIGDRGANPVTTSQRTGKRSQRAYLRASDGDFETPEHELALIRNADVYIAIRASDNVTQTSDVAPEISAAHQQAHRPILEERLSKRWCLTQFPAPANAQLAEMSTEGYENFVWDAVNKDWDEQRDHQENMVEIMDSAEEIRIKSGDTTDVTMSIAGNPTKNDHGEHNLPGGEVFTAPQPASVEGEVLFDMPLYHQGREITDVHLEFEGGEVISHSAATNEDVLTEVLNTDDGARRLGELGIGMNRDIDQFTHNMLFDEKMGDTVHMAVGRAYDDTVGEGNEANDSAVHVDMIVDMSEDSFIEVDGEVVQRDGTFRFEDGFEE from the coding sequence ATGGACCCGCGAATCCGCGAACACGCCGAGATCATCGCGACCCACTCGGTCGATCTGAAGGAAGGAGATAACGTCGTCGTCGACGCCCACCCCGTCGCCGAGGACCTGGTCGTCGCTCTCCACGAGGTGATCGGTGACCGAGGAGCCAATCCCGTGACGACGAGCCAGCGAACCGGCAAGCGCAGCCAGCGCGCGTACCTTCGCGCCTCGGACGGCGATTTCGAGACGCCGGAGCACGAACTCGCGCTCATCCGGAACGCCGACGTCTACATCGCCATCCGGGCAAGCGACAACGTCACCCAGACCAGTGACGTCGCCCCCGAAATCAGCGCGGCCCACCAGCAGGCCCACCGGCCGATCCTAGAGGAACGGCTCTCGAAGCGGTGGTGTCTCACCCAGTTCCCCGCACCCGCGAACGCGCAACTGGCCGAGATGAGCACCGAAGGCTACGAAAACTTCGTCTGGGACGCCGTCAACAAAGACTGGGACGAACAGCGCGACCACCAGGAGAACATGGTCGAGATCATGGACTCCGCCGAGGAAATCCGGATCAAAAGCGGCGACACGACCGACGTAACGATGTCCATCGCGGGCAACCCGACGAAAAACGACCACGGCGAGCACAACCTGCCCGGCGGCGAGGTCTTCACCGCACCCCAGCCCGCCAGCGTCGAGGGCGAGGTGCTGTTCGACATGCCGCTGTACCACCAGGGCCGAGAGATAACCGACGTGCACCTCGAGTTCGAGGGCGGCGAGGTCATTTCTCACTCGGCCGCGACGAACGAGGACGTCCTGACCGAGGTACTGAACACGGACGACGGCGCGCGCAGACTGGGCGAACTCGGCATCGGGATGAACCGCGACATCGACCAGTTCACCCACAACATGCTGTTCGACGAAAAGATGGGCGATACGGTTCACATGGCAGTCGGCCGGGCCTACGACGATACCGTCGGCGAGGGCAACGAGGCCAACGATTCCGCGGTCCACGTGGACATGATCGTCGATATGAGCGAAGATTCGTTCATCGAAGTGGACGGTGAAGTGGTACAACGCGACGGGACGTTCCGATTTGAGGACGGGTTCGAGGAGTAG
- a CDS encoding YIP1 family protein, translating into MASRLRHLLFDPAAFFDREPPALSRSAGVLVAIGVLCLGVVPPALSLLRSPVIPDSVVFDAFPPIRYVTAGWDVSVPGIVGLIAATLVAEPLIAWLAFTAVFYLLSWPVAGERGFGRTVRFVAWGFVPQFVANVVALVVLSLRFPATPTEIWSLGITVPARIYAFPPATDPLFVAANAAAVCCTVWSGFLWAHAVSAARGVSLRREAAVVVVPTVLVLGPI; encoded by the coding sequence ATGGCCAGTCGCTTGCGACACCTCCTCTTCGATCCGGCGGCGTTTTTCGATCGGGAACCGCCCGCACTGTCGCGGTCCGCTGGCGTCCTCGTGGCGATCGGCGTACTGTGTCTCGGCGTGGTCCCACCGGCTCTCTCGCTGTTGCGGTCGCCGGTGATACCGGATTCGGTGGTTTTCGACGCGTTTCCGCCGATCAGATACGTCACGGCGGGGTGGGACGTTTCCGTGCCCGGAATTGTCGGTCTCATCGCTGCCACACTGGTCGCGGAGCCGCTGATCGCCTGGCTCGCGTTTACGGCGGTGTTTTACCTGCTCTCGTGGCCCGTCGCGGGCGAGCGCGGGTTCGGCCGGACCGTGAGGTTCGTCGCCTGGGGGTTCGTTCCGCAGTTCGTCGCGAACGTCGTCGCGCTCGTCGTTCTGTCCCTCAGGTTCCCAGCGACCCCGACCGAAATCTGGAGTCTCGGGATAACAGTTCCCGCACGGATCTACGCGTTCCCACCCGCGACCGATCCGCTATTCGTGGCGGCAAACGCCGCCGCGGTCTGCTGTACGGTCTGGTCGGGCTTTCTGTGGGCTCACGCCGTGTCCGCCGCTCGCGGCGTGTCGCTTCGCCGTGAGGCCGCCGTCGTCGTCGTCCCGACGGTACTGGTTCTCGGCCCGATCTGA